One region of Oceanivirga salmonicida genomic DNA includes:
- the dhaK gene encoding dihydroxyacetone kinase subunit DhaK, with protein MKKMLNQVENVVEEMLEGLVMSNPNVYKLDGFNVIARKNRTEKVGIVSGGGSGHEPAHAGFVGYGLLDAAISGEVFTSPTPDQVLEGIKAANNGKGVLLVIKNYTGDVMNFEMAAEMAAMEGIEVEKVIVNDDIAVENSLYTVGKRGVAGTVFVHKIAGSAAEDKKDLAFVKEIAEEVIENTNTLGMSLGGCTVPASGKKSFELDETEIEMGLGIHGEPGTHKESLKTAKEHVQYMVNKLLEANNVSGEEVAVLVNGLGATTLMELYIINKNVVDLLNEKGVKIHKNLVGNYMTSLEMPGFSISILKLSEKTKKYLDFDIKNNLF; from the coding sequence ATGAAAAAAATGTTAAATCAAGTAGAAAATGTTGTAGAAGAAATGTTAGAAGGTTTAGTTATGTCTAATCCTAATGTGTACAAACTTGATGGTTTTAATGTAATTGCTAGAAAAAATAGAACTGAAAAAGTTGGAATAGTTTCTGGTGGTGGAAGTGGACATGAGCCAGCACATGCAGGATTTGTAGGATATGGACTACTTGATGCAGCTATATCAGGAGAAGTGTTTACATCGCCAACACCAGATCAAGTATTAGAAGGAATAAAGGCTGCAAATAACGGTAAAGGAGTATTACTAGTAATAAAAAATTACACAGGTGATGTCATGAACTTTGAAATGGCAGCTGAAATGGCGGCTATGGAAGGTATAGAAGTAGAAAAAGTAATAGTAAATGACGATATAGCAGTTGAAAATAGTTTATATACTGTTGGTAAGCGTGGAGTGGCAGGAACAGTATTTGTTCATAAAATTGCAGGAAGTGCAGCAGAAGATAAAAAAGATTTGGCTTTTGTTAAAGAAATAGCAGAAGAAGTAATAGAAAATACAAATACATTAGGTATGTCATTAGGTGGTTGTACAGTACCAGCATCTGGTAAAAAAAGTTTTGAATTAGATGAAACTGAAATTGAAATGGGTCTTGGTATACATGGAGAACCAGGAACTCATAAAGAAAGTTTAAAAACTGCTAAAGAACATGTTCAATATATGGTAAACAAATTATTAGAAGCTAACAATGTAAGTGGTGAAGAAGTTGCAGTTTTAGTAAATGGTTTAGGTGCAACAACTCTTATGGAATTATATATTATAAATAAAAATGTAGTAGATTTATTAAATGAAAAAGGCGTTAAAATACATAAAAACTTAGTAGGAAATTACATGACTTCATTAGAAATGCCAGGTTTTTCAATAAGTATATTAAAATTAAGTGAAAAAACAAAAAAATATTTAGATTTTGATATAAAAAATAATTTATTCTAG